Proteins encoded together in one Agromyces sp. 3263 window:
- a CDS encoding HAD-IIA family hydrolase, protein MGLFRTRTEPTTPLEGIDAVFADLDGVVYAGSGAIPHAVESLNRAKAQRSVGYITNNASRSDASVAGHLAELGLAVVPHDVVTSPQAAMRLLEERVDPGALVFVVGGEGIVVELEKRGFRVTRSADDAPDAVVQGFAPEVGWRELAEASFALNAHGGPDAATPGIPWIATNMDWTIPVARGIAPGNGTLVSAVHTAVGRFPVVAGKPETPIFDEAKRRFGADRPLVVGDRLDTDILGANRAGMASAVVLTGIDRAKQVLAADAASRPDFILRDLRGLHEPYPVVEPVRGGGVRVNEARVRIDGRKVVIVSPGDGGLDLLRAACAAIWQSGTAIHALDVPPSLYA, encoded by the coding sequence ATGGGCCTGTTCCGCACGAGGACTGAGCCGACGACCCCGCTCGAGGGGATCGACGCGGTGTTCGCCGACCTGGACGGCGTGGTCTATGCGGGCTCCGGTGCGATCCCGCACGCGGTGGAGAGCCTCAATCGCGCCAAGGCGCAGCGTTCGGTGGGCTACATCACGAACAACGCGTCGCGCAGCGATGCATCCGTCGCCGGCCACTTGGCCGAGCTCGGCCTCGCGGTCGTGCCCCACGATGTCGTCACGTCGCCGCAGGCCGCCATGCGGCTGCTCGAGGAGCGTGTCGACCCCGGCGCGCTGGTCTTCGTGGTCGGCGGTGAGGGCATCGTGGTCGAGCTCGAGAAGCGCGGCTTCCGCGTGACGCGCTCCGCCGATGACGCGCCCGACGCGGTCGTGCAGGGTTTCGCTCCCGAGGTGGGATGGCGCGAATTGGCCGAGGCATCGTTCGCACTCAACGCCCACGGCGGTCCGGATGCCGCGACCCCGGGCATCCCATGGATCGCGACGAACATGGACTGGACGATCCCCGTCGCTCGCGGCATCGCACCCGGGAACGGGACCCTCGTCTCCGCGGTGCACACCGCGGTCGGCCGGTTCCCGGTCGTCGCCGGCAAGCCGGAGACGCCGATCTTCGATGAGGCGAAGCGTCGATTCGGCGCCGACCGCCCGCTCGTCGTGGGCGACCGCCTCGACACCGACATCCTCGGTGCGAACCGGGCCGGAATGGCGAGCGCCGTGGTGCTGACGGGCATCGACCGCGCGAAGCAGGTGCTGGCCGCGGATGCCGCGAGCCGGCCGGACTTCATCCTGCGCGACCTGCGCGGGCTGCACGAGCCGTACCCGGTCGTCGAGCCGGTACGTGGTGGTGGGGTGCGCGTGAACGAGGCGCGCGTGCGCATCGACGGCCGCAAGGTCGTCATCGTCTCGCCCGGCGACGGCGGGCTCGACCTGCTCCGCGCCGCCTGCGCGGCGATCTGGCAGTCGGGTACCGCGATCCACGCCCTGGATGTGCCTCCGAGCCTCTACGCGTGA